The Brassica oleracea var. oleracea cultivar TO1000 chromosome C6, BOL, whole genome shotgun sequence genome includes a region encoding these proteins:
- the LOC106299586 gene encoding bacteriocin microcin B17-like, giving the protein MCCRILCCCFCRKKKKPRDVKKGKKGKKDGGLVVVKPTKPKKRRNEPVDVSGCADLCCCFGGGGDGGGGDGGGGDGGGGGGCGGGGGGCGGGGGGG; this is encoded by the coding sequence ATGTGTTGTCGAATATTATGTTGTTGCTTCTGCCGCAAGAAGAAAAAGCCAAGAGATGTGAAAAAGGGTAAAAAAGGAAAGAAAGATGGAGGACTTGTTGTTGTGAAGCCGACTAAGCCTAAGAAACGTCGCAATGAACCAGTAGATGTAAGTGGATGCGCAGACCTATGCTGCTGCTTTGGCGGAGGTGGAGATGGAGGAGGTGGAGACGGCGGCGGTGGAGATGGTGGAGGTGGTGGTGGATGTGGAGGCGGCGGTGGAGGTTGCGGAGGTGGAGGTGGAGGCGGTTAA
- the LOC106296444 gene encoding translation initiation factor IF-2 produces MRGAIGRRLSNPSNGFSLASIVKLAPFLVQPTSHFSSSSSDGGAGRGRGRGGSGSPVAGAGQFGFNREPEKANEPVGQARGSSESESQSQSPGGYGRGRGRPIQSDPISPPFSSFVKPDSHSVGRGRGSLGSDPVSPFSPEPPRHPAPPQPQQTRFEPAKDGVQGSPPFAKLEATKDATSPPPPGAPNNISNALGSGAGRGKPDTRHIQRSPQRQKRVQPPKDTTPRPQLSPEEAGRRARSQLSRGEAEGGSGGGVRGRGGGRGRGRGARGRGRGRGGEGWRDDKKEEEAEQEALSVFVGDNADGEKFAKKMGDEIMAQLAEGYEDICERALPSTAHDALVDAYDTNLMIECEPEYLMPDFGSNPDIDEKPPMPLRECLEKVKPFIVALEGIKDQEEWEEAIGEAMAEAPRMKEIVDHYSGPDRVTAKKQNEELDRIATTVPQSAPDSVKRFADRVALSLKSNPGWGFDKKYQFMDKLVLEVSQNYK; encoded by the exons ATGAGAGGAGCAATTGGAAGAAGATTGTCGAACCCTAGCAATGGCTTTAGCCTTGCCTCCATAGTCAAGCTCGCTCCATTTCTCGTCCAACCTACTTCTCACTTCTCCTCATCCTCCTCCGACGGCGGCGCTGGCCGTGGCCGTGGACGCGGCGGTTCCGGATCCCCCGTCGCTGGAGCGGGGCAGTTCGGTTTCAATCGCGAACCGGAAAAAGCGAACGAACCGGTCGGTCAAGCACGTGGCTCGTCGGAATCGGAATCGCAATCGCAATCTCCAGGAGGATACGGTCGTGGTCGTGGCCGCCCGATCCAATCCGATCCGATCTCTCCTCCGTTCTCCTCATTTGTCAAACCAGACTCGCATAGCGTTGGCCGCGGAAGAGGATCCCTCGGATCAGACCCCGTTTCACCTTTCTCTCCTGAGCCTCCTCGCCATCCAGCTCCTCCACAGCCGCAGCAAACGCGTTTCGAACCAGCCAAGGATGGCGTTCAGGGAAGTCCTCCATTTGCGAAGCTTGAGGCTACAAAGGATGCAACTTCGCCGCCACCACCAGGGGCTCCGAACAACATATCCAATGCTTTAGGAAGTGGAGCAGGTCGAGGAAAACCAGACACCCGCCACATTCAACGCTCTCCTCAGCGTCAGAAGCGAGTTCAACCGCCCAAGGATACAACTCCACGACCCCAACTGAGTCCGGAAGAAGCTGGAAGAAGAGCAAGGAGCCAGCTTTCCCGCGGCGAAGCTGAAGGAGGCAGCGGTGGTGGTGTGAGGGGAAGAGGAGGAGGCAGGGGAAGAGGGAGAGGAGCGAGAGGGAGAGGCAGGGGGAGAGGTGGCGAAGGGTGGAGAGATGATAAGAAAGAAGAGGAAGCTGAACAAGAGGCTTTGAGTGTGTTCGTTGGAGATAATGCTGATGGAGAGAAGTTTGCTAAGAAGATGGGAGATGAGATTATGGCACAGTTAGCTGAAGGTTATGAGGATATCTGCGAAAGGGCTTTGCCTTCTACTGCTCATGATGCCTTGGTTGATGCTTATGATACTAATCTCATG ATTGAGTGTGAGCCAGAATATTTGATGCCTGACTTTGGATCAAATCCTGACATTGATGAGAAGCCACCAATGCCTCTGCGTGAGTGTCTTGAGAAGGTGAAGCCTTTCATAGTGGCTTTAGAGGGGATCAAGGATCAAGAAGAATGGGAG GAAGCAATAGGTGAAGCGATGGCGGAAGCTCCCCGTATGAAAGAGATTGTTGATCACTACAGTGGTCCTGATAGGGTAACAGCTAAGAAACAGAACGAGGAACTCGATAGGATTGCTACAACAGTTCCCCAAAGTGCACCTGATTCTGTGAAACGATTTGCAGATCGTGTTGCTCTTAGCCTCAAG AGTAATCCTGGGTGGGGATTTGACAAGAAGTACCAGTTCATGGACAAGCTCGTTTTGGAGGTGTCACAGAACTACAAATAG
- the LOC106296883 gene encoding peptide methionine sulfoxide reductase B1, chloroplastic: MASSSCFTIQSSFVSASTRLDSISKPSLPGFACRSLTKPRNLNLSVLLRCSMGSFNSSQKSDNIQEAAKSDFASISEGEWKKRLTPEQYYITRQKGTERAFTGEYWNTKTPGVYKCICCDTPLFDSSTKFDSGTGWPSYYQPIGNNVKSKLDLSIIFMPRQEVICAVCNAHLGHVFDDGPRPTGKRYCLNSAALKLESLERTRE, encoded by the exons ATGGCTTCTTCTAGTTGTTTCACCATTCAATCAAGCTTCGTCTCAGCGAGTACAAGGCTTGATTCAATCTCCAAACCGAGTCTCCCCGGATTCGCTTGTCGTTCTCTTACAAAACCCAGAAACTTGAATCTCTCTGTTCTTCTTCGTTGTTCCATGGGTTCCTTTAACTCTTCTCAGAAATCAGACAACATCCAAG AAGCTGCAAAGAGTGACTTTGCTTCAATAAGCGAAGGTGAGTGGAAGAAACGGCTTACACCGGAACAGTATTACATCACTAGACAGAAGGGAACAGAGAGAGCTTTCACTGG TGAGTATTGGAATACAAAGACCCCAGGAGTATACAAATGTATCTGTTGCGACACGCCACTGTTTGA CTCATCAACAAAGTTTGATAGTGGAACCGGGTGGCCATCGTATTACCAACCTATTGGAAACAATGTGAAGTCAAAGCTGGACCTCTCTATCATCTTCATGCCTAGACAAGAAGTTATCTGTGCTGTTTGTAACGCCCATCTTGGTCATGTCTTCGATGACGGTCCACGACCAACCGGAAAACGATATTGCCTCAACAG TGCTGCTCTGAAACTTGAGTCATTGGAGAGAACAAGAGAATGA
- the LOC106298543 gene encoding polyadenylate-binding protein-interacting protein 8-like: protein MAAITESVDSGVGEGIENRLVKPEESDQVKKLNPEAKEFIPCYKKKINNQSLSSGDFAITKKHSGNEKSLIFSFGFCGLQRRNGYNQGRKVRLSGRGSKAQREDSIRRTVYVSDIDQSVTEEVLAGLFSSYGQVVDCRICGDPNSVLRFAFVEFYDDQGARAALSVGGTIIGYHPVRVLPSKTAILPVNPTFLPRSEDERDKCTRTIYCTNVDKNATEDDVRIFFESACGEVTRIRLLGDQLHSTRIAFVEFAIADSAVEALNCSGVVLGSQPIRVSPSKTPVRSRFTRSPFTN, encoded by the exons ATGGCTGCGATCACTGAGAGTGTCGATTCTGGTGTTGGTGAGGGAATTGAGAATCGCTTGGTGAAACCGGAGGAGTCTGATCAAGTGAAGAAACTGAATCCTGAAGCTAAGGAGTTTATTCCTTGTTACAAGAAGAAGATTAATAATCAGTCTCTGTCTTCTGGTGATTTTGCCATCACTAAGAAGCATTCTGGTAATGAAAAAAGTTTGATCTTTTCT TTTGGTTTTTGTGGATTACAGAGAAGAAACGGTTATAACCAAGGGAGGAAAGTTAGGTTAAGTGGAAGAGGTTCAAAGGCTCAGAGAGAAGATAGTATTAGAAGAACAGTCTATGTGTCTGACATTGATCAGAGT GTGACTGAGGAAGTCTTAGCTGGATTGTTCAGCAGCTATGGCCAA GTTGTTGATTGTCGAATCTGTGGAGATCCAAATTCAGTTCTTCGCTTTGCGTTTGTTGAGTTCTACGATGACC AAGGCGCAAGGGCTGCTTTGAGTGTCGGTGGGACAATAATAGGTTATCACCCAGTTAGAGTATTGCCTTCAAAGACTGCTATTCTTCCAGTGAATCCCACATTTCTCCCCAGG TCAGAAGATGAAAGGGACAAGTGTACAAGAACCATCTACTGCACTAATGTCGACAAGAAT GCGACTGAAGATGATGTCAGAATCTTCTTTGAGTCTGCCTGCGGTGAG GTTACTCGCATAAGACTTCTTGGTGACCAGTTGCATTCTACTCGCATAGCTTTTGTTGAATTTGCCATT GCAGATAGTGCAGTTGAGGCGCTCAACTGCAGCGGAGTAGTTTTAGGTTCTCAGCCGATAAG GGTAAGTCCTTCAAAGACACCAGTGAGATCACGATTCACTCGATCACCATTCACAAACTAG